A stretch of the Argentina anserina chromosome 6, drPotAnse1.1, whole genome shotgun sequence genome encodes the following:
- the LOC126797770 gene encoding uncharacterized protein LOC126797770, translating into MADSELGVILGDKIEEVLDLKKYMTVISQKKFSLVSRSENVSGNAVYSTRAQFCDSGIAHDIVIKCDRDDEGGSKSPVLTVSIDKKKIFQVKRLKWNFRGNQAIFLDGLLVDLMWDIHDWLCNPKSGRAVFMFRTRSGLDSRLWLEEKVLEYKGQDRPEFSLVICACKSPD; encoded by the coding sequence ATGGCAGACTCAGAACTTGGTGTAATCCTTGGTGACAAGATTGAAGAAGTGCTGGACTTGAAGAAGTACATGACTGTCATATCACAGAAGAAATTCTCATTGGTCTCCAGGAGTGAGAATGTCTCTGGCAATGCAGTGTATTCAACCAGGGCTCAATTCTGCGACTCAGGAATTGCTCATGACATTGTGATCAAGTGTGACAGAGACGACGAAGGAGGCTCGAAAAGCCCTGTACTAACGGTTTCGATTGACAAGAAGAAGATTTTTCAGGTGAAGAGGTTGAAGTGGAATTTCAGAGGAAACCAAGCAATATTTTTAGATGGACTGCTGGTGGATTTGATGTGGGACATTCATGACTGGTTGTGCAACCCAAAATCTGGGCGAGCTGTGTTCATGTTCAGGACTAGGAGTGGATTGGATAGCAGGCTCTGGCTGGAAGAGAAGGTTCTTGAATACAAGGGACAGGACAGGCCTGAGTTTTCCTTGGTGATTTGTGCCTGTAAGAGCCCTGACTGA
- the LOC126797752 gene encoding fructose-bisphosphate aldolase, cytoplasmic isozyme-like: MTAYKGKYHDELIKNAAYIGTPGKGILAADESTGTIGKRFDSIKVENVEENRRALRELLFTAPGVLQYLSGVILFEETLYQKTAAGKPFVYVLNEGGVLPGIKVDKGVVELKGTDGETTTQGLDGLGARCAKYYEAGARFAKWRAVLKIGANEPSQLSINENANGLARYAIICQENGLVPIVEPEILVDGPHDINKCADVTERVLAACYKALNDHHVLLEGSLLKPNMVTPGSEAKKVSPEVIAEYTVRALQRTTPAAVPAVMFLSGGQSEEEATLNLNAMNKLKGKKPWTLSFSFGRALQASTLKAWSGKADNVKAAQEALLTRAKANSEATLGTYKGDANLGEGAAESLHVKDYKY, translated from the exons ATGACGGCCTACAAGGGAAAGTACCATG ATGAGCTCATTAAAAATGCTGCCTACATTGGCACCCCTGGAAAGGGTATTCTCGCTGCTGATGAGTCCACTGGCACAATTGGCAAGCGTTTTGACAGCATCAAAGTTGAGAATGTCGAGGAGAACAGGCGTGCTCTTCGTGAGCTCCTCTTCACTGCCCCTGGTGTCCTCCAATACCTTAGTGGAGTGATCCTTTTCGAGGAAACCCTCTACCAGAAGACAGCTGCAG GCAAGCCTTTTGTTTATGTCTTGAACGAGGGTGGTGTCCTTCCCGGTATCAAGGTTGACAAGGGTGTTGTTGAGCTTAAAGGTACCGACGGTGAGACCACAACCCAGGGTTTGGATGGCCTTGGTGCCCGCTGTGCTAAGTACTATGAAGCTGGTGCCCGGTTTGCCAAATGGCGTGCTGTGCTTAAGATTGGTGCCAATGAGCCATCTCAGCTGTCCATCAATGAAAATGCTAATGGATTGGCTCGTTATGCTATCATCTGCCAGGAGAATGGCCTTGTACCCATTGTTGAGCCTGAGATCCTTGTTGATGGACCCCATGACATCAACAAGTGTGCTGATGTAACTGAGCGCGTCCTTGCTGCATGTTACAAGGCTCTCAATGACCACCATGTTCTTCTTGAAGGATCTCTATTGAAGCCCAACATGGTCACTCCCGGATCTGAAGCCAAGAAGGTGTCGCCAGAAGTGATTGCTGAGTACACAGTCCGTGCCTTGCAGCGCACCACCCCCGCAGCTGTTCCTGCTGTGATGTTCTTGTCTGGTGGACAGAGTGAGGAGGAGGCTACCCTCAACCTTAACGCCATGAACAAGCTCAAGGGAAAGAAGCCGTGGACTCTTTCCTTCTCCTTCGGCCGTGCCCTTCAGGCTAGCACTCTCAAGGCTTGGTCAGGAAAGGCAGATAATGTTAAGGCTGCACAGGAGGCTCTCCTCACAAGGGCCAAGGCCAACTCAGAGGCTACCTTGGGAACCTACAAGGGTGATGCCAATCTTGGTGAGGGTGCTGCAGAGAGTCTCCATGTCAAGGACTACAAGTATTAA
- the LOC126797751 gene encoding fructose-bisphosphate aldolase 1, cytoplasmic — MTAYRGKYADELIKNAAYIGTPGKGILAADESTGTIGKRFDSIKVENVEENRRALRELLFTAPNVLQYLSGVILFEETLYQKTADGKPFVDVLNESGVLPGIKVDKGVVELKGTDGETTTQGLDGLGARCAKYYEAGARFAKWRAVLKIGPNEPSQLSINENANGLARYAIICQENGLVPIVEPEILVDGPHSIDKCADVTERVLAACYKALNDHHVLLEGTLLKPNMVTPGSEAKKASPEVIAEYTVRALQRTTPAAVPAVVFLSGGQSEEEATLNLNAMNKLKGKKPWTLSFSFGRALQASTLKAWSGKKENVKAAQEALLTRAKANSEATLGTYKGDAKLGEGAAESLHVKDYKY; from the exons ATGACTGCTTACAGAGGCAAATACGCTG ATGAGCTCATTAAAAATGCTGCCTATATTGGCACCCCTGGAAAGGGTATTCTAGCTGCCGATGAGTCCACTGGTACCATTGGAAAGCGTTTTGACAGCATCAAAGTCGAGAATGTTGAGGAGAACAGGCGTGCTCTTCGTGAGCTCCTCTTCACCGCCCCCAATGTCCTCCAGTACCTTAGTGGAGTGATCCTCTTTGAGGAAACTCTCTACCAGAAGACAGCTGACG GCAAGccttttgttgatgtcttGAACGAGAGTGGTGTCCTTCCTGGTATCAAGGTTGACAAGGGTGTTGTTGAGCTTAAAGGTACCGATGGTGAGACCACAACCCAGGGTTTGGATGGCCTTGGTGCCCGCTGTGCTAAGTACTATGAAGCTGGTGCCCGGTTCGCCAAGTGGCGTGCTGTGCTCAAGATCGGTCCCAATGAGCCATCTCAGCTTTCAATCAACGAGAATGCTAATGGCTTGGCTCGTTATGCTATTATCTGCCAGGAGAATGGTTTGGTACCCATTGTTGAGCCTGAGATCCTTGTTGACGGACCCCACTCCATTGACAAGTGTGCTGATGTGACTGAGCGCGTCCTTGCCGCATGTTACAAGGCTCTCAATGACCACCACGTTCTTCTTGAAGGAACTCTATTGAAGCCCAACATGGTCACTCCCGGATCTGAAGCCAAGAAGGCTTCACCAGAAGTGATTGCTGAGTACACAGTCCGTGCCTTGCAGCGCACTACCCCTGCAGCTGTCCCTGCTGTGGTGTTCTTGTCTGGTGGACAGAGTGAGGAGGAGGCTACCCTCAACCTTAACGCCATGAACAAGCTCAAGGGAAAGAAGCCATGGACTCTTTCCTTCTCCTTCGGCCGTGCTCTTCAGGCCAGCACTCTCAAGGCTTGGTcaggaaagaaagagaatgtCAAGGCTGCCCAGGAGGCTCTTCTTACAAGGGCCAAGGCCAACTCAGAGGCAACCTTGGGAACCTACAAGGGTGATGCCAAGCTCGGTGAGGGTGCTGCTGAGAGCCTTCACGTCAAGGACTACAAGTATTGA